The DNA sequence GATGTTACGCGAATAGCGCATTCGACAAACTAGAATGGAGGAAGAAAGTATCACCGGAACAGAGAAATTGTAGGGTTTGTGTTTAGGAGACGACCGTGTGTTATATTTCGAACGAATGAATAACCCTAAAGCTTATACGATAATATATAGACTCGAAAAAACGTGCGCGCTACTCCACACATTAATTAATCAGTTGGTTAATAAATCAAATCCGTAATTGAatctaattattattatatcaaatcaattataataatccGTACTCAAAATGAATTAAACTTTTAAAAAGCCCAATCCCAGTGGAAATTAAATTTAGCAAAACTAGTTCGTATTTATTCGGAccaattttctgctacattcgtgtccgTACATCGCACACGCATGCAAGCTCCTGTGCGCGCACGTAGGTGTTGGAGCAATATATGAGTAACACATTTCAACACTACATAAGTGTTTTGATATATAAAGCTATTTATGCTCCTTTGCAAAATCAATGTGAGACCTTCTTTTCTTCCACAAATTTCTATTACTAAGAGGCTAACTTTGAACAACCATATCTCATCTATCTAttagtcattttgagtgattcaaagtgTCTCGGAAAACTCTTTCGGAGGAGTAAACATTCAAGTGTCACTCATTACACGCATACAACATTCGTTCACTCAAATTATAGCTCAAACTGACTTGACAATATGTGACTACTATCAACATTTTCCAACAATAAATATTTTAAGAAACGAACTCAAATAGCTCACAAATAATTTCACTCATAATTTATAAATCTATTATGACAACCAACCAACATTTCTCATTTTAACTTTTTATTGCGTGCTCATTACCTTGTGGACACCGCAGAAAAATTGAAATTAGTACCAATATACCTCGGATATGTGAGAGATTTTATTTTGATGATGTGATTGTTAATACTGAGTGAGTTCTGAGTGTTGGCAAACTTTTGATTTTTTCTTTTCAAACATATATAAATATGGGGGCTTTCTATATaaaaaagaaatccaaaatccGCTTatctatttaataatattttattcatattaattAGTTTATATTATGAAATTGGTATAAATAATATAGCGGTTTACAAGATTGTAAAATATGATAAtgataataatataatttttaaagttaCGTCATATATTGTTCAAAACTAATCATATAAATTCTTAATTATATAATCAGACCCTAAACCTTTCATTCAAATATAGATTATATTGCAATACAAATCTAGCTACTCTGGCTTATTTACTAAAATTTTAAGGAATTTTCCTGTAGTTTTTTTTGATAAATATGGCTTACAACTGTTCTAGCAAAATTTATAGGTGAGGTACGGAGAAACTATAAAACATAAACTCTTAACAAACAAGAAAAGCCATCTGACTATACTGATCCATATTAAAAGAGCTGAAGATATATGATGATGTTCTTGATTAGGTGAAGTAagaattcgaattatttgatccGTAGAGAGGTTTGGCTTATGCTACCTGCAGGTATCTTATACTACCTGCATGTTAATGAACTCGGCTGCAGTCACTTAGCTAGTCATAGACCTACCATGACAGGCACAAATAATATATGTATCATGCTCTCAGTAGCATAAGATATTTAATATAACATGCTGATATGAAGTCAATATATAGAACATTGTTATACAGGTGACTGTGAGTCAGGAGACATAAGATAGTCACAGCACAAATAAACATCTGATAATGACACAAATTCATGAGACAAACGAACATTCAAGTCACAAATTACATCACAAAGCATACCAACACTCGAGTCACAAAGTACACATTCTGATGGCCAAATGTTCAACAAATAAAACTACATATAATCAGATACCTAATAGAAGAGTTCAAACAGACTTATTACTATTTATGATATATGATGTGATGTGCTTAATAATGTGGATTGACCACTTCACCATCACTACCAACAGGCTGGACTGTGATGTGTCTCTCCAGAAAGGCAACATCACCACCACCTGCATGTTTGATGAACTCAGCTGGAGTCATGGAAAAAGCATGGCAGGCACAAAGGATACGAGTTTCCTCCTGGTTGTACTTGGACAGATACCCATTTATCTTTCGGCCACAGATGGTAGTATAAACATGTGGCATTTCTGAGAGTTTTTTGAACTCTCTCCCCTTAGCTCGGTTTTTGTCAGCTGAACATATGTTTGCAGGGAATCCATGGCCTGTGATTTGTTTGTTCATTTGAATATAATCATATATATGAGAGAAGAAGGCAATAACAGTGTAAATGTCAAACTGGAATTGGTGAGGTTCTTCTAAATGACAGAAGATGATACTTTCAATGTCAATTCCACAGATCAAATATTATAGAGTAACAAACTCCTCATTTGTGTGCAGATATGGCATAATAAAGAACTAATTCGCGTAAACAAACCCTCTTTATGTTTTTCATGATCTATTATAATGTATCTGCTTAATTAATTTAGAGCCGTAACATTTTTCATCTATCTTAGATACAAAAAAAAACTAGATGTGCATGCTAAACATTTTTTGATACCCCTAGACTCCCAATTAAAATATCACACACACAATTAATTGGATACAAATGCGAAAAGAGTTGTCTCACAAGTACAAATAAGTGGCAAAAAAATACGAAAAGAAATGTATGTTACCTTCAATGATTTGATTTTGGAAGTAACTAATTGTTGAAGAGCCGCTGGAATGGAGTGACCTCCTGTTAGCATCCATAGGCGCCAATGACTGTACCTCTTGTCTTCTGGTTTCCATTACCCTCGGGCCAGTTGGAAAGGAAGACCGCATTTTAACCTCAACACCATTTTCCTTAAAAACAGCCGACCTCCTTTGGTGAGGGTTGATTAAATGAGAAGGTGCACCAGTTAGTTTATGATTTCTTTGTGGATCCACACCAAATCTTCCATTCAAAGAAAGGCTCAGACTTAAATCAATGTCTTCATTGATTTCTTCAACTACAGCCTCCTTTCCTCTCATACTTGAACAAATAAAACACCAagataaattttatgagtaataaATGAATTGACATACAAATCGATAGAGTAACAAAAGTGATAGTAATACCTTGATGGGGATGCCAGGGGATTGATTGAATGAACCATAGTTAAATGTGAATGCCTCTTTAATTAACTCTGGGTACTAACTGCAATAGTCCTGCCACTCTAAAGAGTTGAATATTTGGATTTAAGATGAAATGCAGAGTTGTGTATGTCAGCTCACTAGGTGCCAGTATGCTAAGAATGAACTAGGGACATGTATTGACACATTCCAAACAGAGTATCGAACTTATCTCTAACCTCTAACTCAGTTCTTCAATGCCCAAGGCTCACATGTATTCTGTTTACAAATAAAATTGAGTAAATATATTCCGTTTACAGAGAAAAATTGAGTAATTTAATGACATATAGTTAATTATGTATTGGTTACGGTTACAAAAATGAAACTCCGGTACATTTTACTGatttttataaattcctaaaataataatttcaatttttctaATTTAACATATTTACTACATTTTTAATATCATCTCAATTGTTATTATTTACAATTTTTATGATACATTTTAATTAATGACTTAAAATAATGAGATAGTATTGATTTTATGAAACTAATATTGATACAATGTCAATAACTTATCTTTATAGTATTGTATACATCTATTTAATAATATGGATTACTTAAATGGGCAATTTTTAAACAATTTGATCTATCTTATGTAAAAGATAAAAGGGATTTTTTTCAAAAATGTCGAAGTTAGCAgaaaatatttgaaaaaataCGGATCAACCTATGCAACTCATGTGCTGTGCAACCTGTAttcgtatttttgcaaatattttgcTAAAAAGTGGTATTTTTGGTAAATTCCCAATATATAAAAGGGAATTTATAAAAAATTCTAGGATTTTTTTGTGACATTAATATCTTATGAAAATATTTGTAACCATTAAAAGTAACAAATGTAacctttttattatttttatgaaaaataattgaaattaatttttgttgCATTTGATTTAAAAACTTGTTCTTATGTAATAAAAAATGATTGTAATTACTAAATTTGCAAATAAGTTTGCCAAGTTATTACactgttttgattttttaaaaataatttaaaggtttgtatttttgcaaattattttggaaaacaatattttttatattttttttccatTCTTTATGTCTTTTTGATAAACCCATTTTTTCAATCTGTTTATCTAAATATTACTTAACTTTATATGTATTTGAGAGAATagttaaataataaaaatacaaaattttaccaagacaaaaagcaaaataatatttaaaataccTAAAATACATATGAGGAAGAAATAAATATAAATGTTATTAGGATTGAAAAAGCTATTAACAaaattttatatttcttttttcAAAAATAATGAAACTCTTGAATGACACTCCACAAACTTCATTAATTATAATTTAcactttttattaaaaattttctATTTTACATTATAAATAATTGTTGAACTTCAAAAGGTACtttaaatatgtaaatatataaattaattaagtaattttaaTGCATAAATCAAGAAATCGATCAAAGCTAATTTGTGATCTAGCAAAATCTGTAATCAAGCATTTACCAAGTTTTAAGAAATTGTAGACATTTAATAGAAGATTTGAACTTTTCTTCGATCAATTTTTATTGTATGTAAAAAATAATTGTAATTTACTTATATTGAATTTGAAATCTAATAATATAAATGCACAAACTATTAATTCTATAATAAATATTTTGAAATGTTTGAAAATTTCCATTcctaatattttatatatatatagatctaGTCAAAGAGAAATATCAAAGTATCCCaaaatttttaagaaaaaaacgGTTTAATTAACTATTCTTCCCTATTTATATGATTCCTACCAATAAAAAAATGACATGTATTATTCATGTCTTATTTAGTAAAAATCTTGTCTTTCTAGAAATGATTTCTCGAAATGAATAATGCTAGATACCAAAATGACTTTGTCAAAATTTAAACATTTTTGTAACAATATTTGAGACATCTACATTTTAAACATGTAGCATCAATGGTAAGTATTGTCTCCTAGGGACACTAAATATCCTTTAATAAAGGAGTTGAAAACTTCATTCACATTCTTTAATGAAAAACAAATCTCATACATTTTTTAGGCGATGGCATCAACAATGAAATCACTATTTTAAACCCTAAGAAAATACAATAAAACACCATGGGAAATAACTTGAACATGCTCAAGTCCCGAATACAATTCTCAAAGATGTTCGAGTTTTTTCGCCTGCAACACCCCCAGCCAATCCCATTGTGCCCACCTCTGATCCCGAAACTGTTTATGATATCCAATATTATTCTCGCGATCAGCGTTGTAACAGGCCGCCTATTCGAAAGACGGTTCTGAAGAAAGCCGATGCTGTGAAAATGATGAAAGATATGAAAAGTTTTAGTGTGCCTGATTTGCCTCCTGTTTATCTTAACAAAACGGTGGAAGAAGATTACAATGCTCGTGGTGGCGGTTACATGCAATACAAATAAGGCAGGTAGCGTAGCTATATATGAATGCATCATAATTCTCAAATTAAGATATCCATTGAACAGGGGTCCGGGATATTATTAACCTTGGTATACAGAATTGTGTACAAAAAGTGTACAAAAAATTTGTACAATGACATGACAATTGATTTGAGatattttaagaaaaatgtttGGTATACATAATGGTGTACAAAATTTTGTATATAATGATATGTGGTGTGTTTTAATTGGAACGGGCCCCTGtcactacaagaataatgtcaatatacatcacacattagacatcggttaattttgccactgatgttaaaagaagtattgacatcaccccgtatttttgtgatgtcttattctttatagacatcggttataattaaaccgatatctaaaattcaccaaaaaaataataatttcgcGCCCACCTTTTCTTTCCCCTTAGTCAAATTTTCATTCAGTTTTAATTCTATATTccccccaatcccaaaattccccctttaaccaaattttggttcccccaaatcaatcttcagacacaaaatcaaacctctctctctcgaaactctctctctcgatcgaacctctctcccctcacaatctctctgaactccggccatcatctcaccatcacaatctctctctctctctcacctctctctCTCGAACTGGAACCTCTCTCTGAACCTCTTTCCGCTCTCAATCTTTCTGTTAAGCCTCTTTCAGTTAACCTATCGACTTCGGTAAGTTTTGTATCTACTTGAATCGAACTGCTCTTCTCTGCATGAACaccagttttaaaagttgaggacttttgaattcaaaaccctaattttgtaaattggggttttttctaattcgaaacccttattttttttattaatttagtgtctaaacttgttgctaatacttttcttcttgttgtatacaTAACCTAATttgagaaaaagatttaaagctttaggtaatttgggtgtttttggttgttcatttgtatttttgtttgtttttttaatttttgtaaattGAGTAAAGTTCACGATCCTTTCATGTCTACTGATTACATGGTATTTTTTAACTTTAATCCTCATTTTTTGCTTTAGTTGTGATTTCACGAAAGGTATATTGATTGGACTTCTATCTTGTTTCTTAGGGAGGTACAAAGAAGGTCATAATATCTGCCCCTAGCAAAGATGCTCCTATGTTTGTTGTTGGTGTCAATGAGAAGGAATACAAATCTGACCTCCATATTGTTTCCAATGCTAGTTGCACCACAAATTGCCTTGCTCCCCTTGCTAAGGTAAATAATTGTCTGAACGCTggaataatattaattttttatgtCTGAATGTTGTTGTTTGACTTGGTTTGGAAGTGCAGCAAACTTTCTTGAGTTGTTTTAGGAGTTTGAATAAGTCATTGCAATATacgttttaaaatattataatatccCCTTGAATTTTCTGCATTCCATCTTATGAGCATCTTACTTATTCCAAACAACACAATTTTTTCCAGAACAAGTATTAAAGCATGTGAATCTTGGGGAGTATATCAGTTCTAAGGTTCCAAGCCTTAAGACATTGCATAGCAACAAGGCCAATGGTGAAGTAAAGCCTTCCTTGCTGAAATCACTAGCATATACAATGCAACTACTCTGGAGGTGAGTATGTTGATGCAGAAGTATATTGTCACATCAACATTTAATATTAGGCTTTTCAATGTTTGTTTTTGCTTTCAGCGACGTCTTTATTGTACCATCCCAGTGTATTCCATTTGTAACAATTCCTTTTTTAAAGCATGATTTGCGATATTTCCTCTTTTAGAAAGTATATGCCTTGAAAATAAGTGATTCTTTATGTTAAATTCTATGTGATTATTGGGTCTGGCCACTCACATTCTCATGGTTAACTTTATCTAAATTATAGTGCACTTGCTCATTCTCAGACTCAAATAAATTCAATTTCTATCCCTAGTGAAGAATCTTATAATGTTTGTACAATAGTAAAATACTAAATAGAGTCTACATGTTCTCTTTGATAATTGTGCATCCACGGCTGTTGCGAGTGCACTAATTGGAGAGTTGGGATTTACTTGGTAATTGACTTGATGCATAGTAATATTATTCGTGTTAGGTAGTAAATTTATTCATAACTTGTTTATATCCCAAACTCTAGTTTCACATTTTAAATGTCTTGTATCTCACAATATTGGTCTAACAGAAGTCCTAGGCTGATGATAGATAACTTTCAATTTTGGTTGGCAAAACTTCTTTACTGAAAGTCTTGAATCGAACATCAAACTGTTTTTTTCTTGTTGTGTTCATGTGTTGGGGCTCACATATGTCTATGGGCTGGTATACATGTTTTTATGTATGTAATGCATGTTGTATGTTATGTTTTTGTTAATTAACTTACCGCAAAAGCCTATGAAACCTTGAAACTaacaattttaatttaaaatatttacaataCAGACATGAATTTAAAAATAACCATGGGGAATGGATAAAGTCTGAGAAGTCTATTCTAGACATTGTTGTGACATCACGAATGCATGATAGTTTGGATATGACAAATATTGAAACTGAAAACATCTAGAGTGTGAGGAATGACTTGAAATCGGCTCTGTATGCTCTTTTGAAGGTATGTACTTTTAAGTTTGATTGGAACGTTGCTGTATTTTAAAACAACTTATTGATATTCCGCTATTACTAGTATAGTCTAAGTTGTTCTACTGTAACTagaattttagaaaatagaaGCGGCTTGACATGTTTATATGGTCTTTAATCAAGAGTAGGAGGGTACTGGAGTCTTTTGCTTTTTAAGAAGTTGTGTATTATGTTTAATCTAATTAGTGTTGAGCAATACTTATGATGATTTAAATTATACCTATTGTGATATTATGAAGAgatatttttcttctttttaaagGTCTTGTTCTCTCACTTATTTACCATTTTGACTTGTATTTCTGTGTTATTTTTGTCTCTTCTTTTTTATTTTGTTATCTGTCAGGAACATAAACGGTCTTAAAACTACACATTTTGATAGACCTGGCACATTATGTTCTCTTTGCTGTACAGACGAGTTAGCATTTTCTAGTAAATGAGGACACTACTGTTTCTTTGTGCATTCTGTAAACACTAATCTCACTTGCATCTAGAAGACAATTTAGCATATGTTATTGATTATTTCTCTCACTTCTTCCTCTGATGCTTCTGAAAATGCACTCCGACACAAGTAAATAGAAACACTTATTTTGTAATCTTGTCGGAGGGATACCTAGCAGTTTGGGTAATTGTAGCATGCTGCAGTCACTTTTGCTATATTCGAATATTCTAGAAGAGGTAATTCCTATGGAACTTGGACAATTAAGTAAACTTCAAGTTTTGGATGTTTCAAGGAATAGTTTGAGTGGAATGATACCCCCTGAACTTGGAAAGTGTTCTGAGTTATCTGTTGTAGTGTTCTCAAACTTGTGGGATCCTCTTAGTGGCGGTGCTGAGTCAGAATCTGATTTGTCGCCGACCTCTGGTCATATGGAATTTAACTTTTTTCAAGGAACAATTCCCACAGGACTTGTTACTCTTCCGAAGCTCAAGGTATTATGGGCACCAAGAGCCACTTTGGAAGGAAAACTTCCCAGTGATTGGGGTACTTGCAACAGCCTGGAAATGGTGAATTTGGCCGAAAATTATTTCATGGGAGAAATTCCTGTTGGTCTAACCAGATGCAAGGGCTTGTACTTTCTTGATTTGAGTTCAAATAGGCTGACAGGGGGCCTTGTCGGGGGAGTCTTTAAGTTCCTTGTATGACCCTGTTCGATGTCAGCAGTAATTTTCTGTCTGGTTCTATGCCCTTGTTCAATTCTAGTGCCTGTCCTCTTATTCCTTCAATAAGCCATAAGCCTTTTGAACCCTACACTCCCTCAACCGCATATGTTTCATTTTTCGCATATGGAGCTCGAAATGCAACTTCATTCCCATCATTTGGAGATGTTGGTAATCTTGCAATCTTGCACAACTTCGGTGGCAACAACTTTACTGGTGGATTCTCTTCGGTACCAATTTCGCAAGAGAGATTAGGTTCACATACTGTTTATGCATTTCTAGCTGGCCAAAACAAGATGAGTGGACCAATTCCGGGGGGATTATTTGGGAAGTGTGAAATGTTGAAGGGCTTTATTGTTAATGTCAGTGGAAATGAATTATCTGGTCAATTTCCTCCACAAATTGGTTCAATGTGCAGGTCTCTCATACATTTGGATACCTCTAGAAATCAGATTGCCGGAGCAATTCCTAATTTTGGAGGTTTGGTTTCTCTTGTTGCTTTAAATTTGAGTTGGAATCGGCTACAAGGTGCGGTTCCTGCCAGTCTTGGTCAGATCAGTAATCTTAAATCTATTTCTTTAGCCGGCAATAACCTTACTGGCCCTGTACCTGCGAGCTTATGGAAGCTGCAGTGTTTAGAAGTGCTTGATGTTTCTTCGAACTCTCTCTCTGGGGAGATTCCAGACACTGTTGTGCATTTGACCAACCTCACCACTCTGCTGCTTAACAACAATAAATTCTCTGGTCAGCTTCCCCCTGGTTTGGCAAATGTGACTACACTTTCAGTGTTTAACGTGTCTTTTAATAACCTATCCGGGCCGGTCCCCTTAAATAGTAACTCAATTAAATGTAATGATCTCGTTGGGAACCCATATCTGCAGCCCTGCCGTGTGTACTCTTTGTCAGGATCATCTTCAGATCAACAAGGAGGAAATTTCGAAAATGATGCTGCTTCCCCTTCTGTGAGCGAAAGCAGCAAAAAGAGTAGCAATAATGGTTTCAATTCGATCGAGATTGCATCCATAACATCTGCATCAGCTATTGTATCAGTTCTGCTTGCTCTAATTGTCCTGTTCTTTTACACCCGAAAGTGGCATCCAAAGTCCAGGGTTGGTGGGTCTATCAGAAAGGAAGTTACTGTATTCACTGATATAGGGGTTCCTTTGTCCTTTGAAAATGTAGTGCGGGCCACAGGAAGTTTTAATGCAAGTAATTGCATAGGGAATGGAGGTTTTGGAGCAACCTACAAAGCTGAAATTTCCCCGGGCGTCTTGGTGGCTATAAAACGGCTTTCAGTTGGACGGTTCCAAGGAGTCCAGCAGTTTGATGCAGAAATCAAAACACTAGGCAGATTGCGCCATCCTAATCTCGTTACCCTAATTGGCTATCATGCAAGTGAGACAGAGATGTTTCTGATTTACAATTATTTACCTGGAGGTAATTTGGAGAAATTTATTCAGGAAAGATCTACAAGAGCAGTGGATTGGAGGATACTTCACAAGATTGCTTTGGACATAGCACGAGCGTTGGCGTATCTGCATGATCAATGTGTGCCACGTGTTCTACATCGTGATGTCAAGCCTAGCAATATATTGTTGGATGAAGACTTCAATGCTTATTTGTCTGACTTTGGATTAGCTAGACTCCTTGGAACATCAGAGACCCATGCTACTACTGGCGTTGCTGGGACTTTCGGATATGTAGCTCCTGAATATGCAATGACTTGTCGTGTTTCTGACAAGGCTGATGTCTATAGTTATGGAGTGGTGCTACTTGAGTTAATTTCGGACAAAAAAGCCTTAGATCCCTCATTTTCTTCATATGGTAATGGTTTCAACATTGTTGCTTGGGCATGTATGCTTTTGCGGCAAGGACGTGCCAAAGAATTCTTCACAGCAGGATTATGGGATGCAGGTCCGCATGATGATCTGGTTGAAGTGTTACACCTGGCAGTTGTATGCACTGTCGAAACTTTGTCTACGAGGCCAACTATGAAGCAAGTTGTTCGGCGGCTGAAGCAACTTCAACCGGCGTCATGTTAGCAAGATAGGAGCAACCAGCTGATGACATAGTGATTAGTAGGATCTAAGCACAGCCAGCAACTGTAtgttttaaatattaatataatcaGCTGATGGGCATATGTGAAGCAATTGTGTAggctttttatttatttatttttttggttAATGAATGTTTGAAATATTGAAATAATCATGTAGAGTTGTATTGTTTCATAATATCAGATTTAACTTGATCCGCAGTTATAGATTGTCCAACAAGCATATTACTTTTGTGCTTTTTTTTTTGGTTCGTAGTTAGCTTGTGTTGTGAATAGCTTGGATTGATCATGATTGTGTCTTGGCTTGATTCGCCTCCAAATCAGTTGTACTAGCTTTTGGTTTTTGTAGGGGCATCTCACTGATTTGGAATCAGTCAAATACTGATATCTAGCTTCAGTTCTCTACTGATTAATGGAAGAAACAGCCGGGGATGCTTTATTTTTGGTAAATTTGTTTGGATTATTACTATTTCTGGTAAATTTTTTGATTCAGTTTAGCACTCCTTGTGAATTCGCAGTGTTTGTGCATCCAGCTGTACAATATTTATCTGGAGTTTTCGTTATTGTTGCTCATAAGTTTTCATAAACACTCTGAGCCTCATAAGTTTTCGTTATTGTTGCTCATTTGAATAGTTGGTACATTATTTATCTCGCTGAATGGAAATTATACTTGCATGCTCTGCAATTAAAGAGTTCAGCTCAACACTATGTATTCAGTTCTGGTATATTACAGTATATTTCATCTAAGCTAAACGCACACAGGAACTCAAGAAACACCATACCATACGTTTCTTCTGCTACCTTAAATTATCTCCATTCCTGTGCATAATAGTCATCGTCTTACTGTGTATTTCTCAGTCATTCCTCGGAAACTTCCAGGCAGTGCTAGATGTAGATGGTCAAGAACTACAAGCCGGTGCAAAGTACAAGATGTACAGGCGGTGGAGGAAATGGCGGTGGCCTTGGCCACTAGACGGGACAGACCCTTTTTATGCGTCGCAAGAGGATCATGAACAAGCTAATGGCCTACCGGTAAGTGTTTACCTGTAAACTAAAAAAATGGATGCCAATTTAAGTTTGTCTAATGATATGGATATTGTGTAGAAGAGTAGAAAGAACAAAaaaaacccccaaaattttcagcCAGAACATGTCAGTGATGTTGTAGATATGCTAACTTCATCTTTGCTGGGCCTTTTAAGTCCACCAACGTGCTGGAAATGATACTTGAAGCAATATGAGTTCTTGAAATAGAGCTATCTTAATAGCAACAGGGCCTTGCACTTTTTTTTCCAGGGCATACACATTAAGCACCTAAAATTTACAGGTGTGACTCATTTTAATTGGCTTTGaatttttaatgatgattggcTTTTGCTTTTACAAAGTCTACACTATTCAAAATGAaccaaatttataaattttagtcattGATAAATACTTTCTCTGTTCCTTTTTAGTTGTCAAATTTGATTTTCGAGTGGTCAAATTAACCAAATTTTAACGgaagtttattaatatttttataattgaataaaataaaaaaaattagataattgaaaaaaatattcaatctactttaatatataatttttagttttttacCGGCGGTGGAGGTAATTC is a window from the Apium graveolens cultivar Ventura unplaced genomic scaffold, ASM990537v1 ctg3113, whole genome shotgun sequence genome containing:
- the LOC141700948 gene encoding ninja-family protein AFP3-like: MRGKEAVVEEINEDIDLSLSLSLNGRFGVDPQRNHKLTGAPSHLINPHQRRSAVFKENGVEVKMRSSFPTGPRVMETRRQEVQSLAPMDANRRSLHSSGSSTISYFQNQIIEGHGFPANICSADKNRAKGREFKKLSEMPHVYTTICGRKINGYLSKYNQEETRILCACHAFSMTPAEFIKHAGGGDVAFLERHITVQPVGSDGEVVNPHY
- the LOC141700943 gene encoding LOW QUALITY PROTEIN: LRR receptor-like serine/threonine-protein kinase RPK2 (The sequence of the model RefSeq protein was modified relative to this genomic sequence to represent the inferred CDS: deleted 2 bases in 1 codon; substituted 1 base at 1 genomic stop codon) translates to MLQSLLLYSNILEEVIPMELGQLSKLQVLDVSRNSLSGMIPPELGKCSELSVVVFSNLWDPLSGGAESESDLSPTSGHMEFNFFQGTIPTGLVTLPKLKVLWAPRATLEGKLPSDWGTCNSLEMVNLAENYFMGEIPVGLTRCKGLYFLDLSSNRLTGGLRGSLXVPCMTLFDVSSNFLSGSMPLFNSSACPLIPSISHKPFEPYTPSTAYVSFFAYGARNATSFPSFGDVGNLAILHNFGGNNFTGGFSSVPISQERLGSHTVYAFLAGQNKMSGPIPGGLFGKCEMLKGFIVNVSGNELSGQFPPQIGSMCRSLIHLDTSRNQIAGAIPNFGGLVSLVALNLSWNRLQGAVPASLGQISNLKSISLAGNNLTGPVPASLWKLQCLEVLDVSSNSLSGEIPDTVVHLTNLTTLLLNNNKFSGQLPPGLANVTTLSVFNVSFNNLSGPVPLNSNSIKCNDLVGNPYLQPCRVYSLSGSSSDQQGGNFENDAASPSVSESSKKSSNNGFNSIEIASITSASAIVSVLLALIVLFFYTRKWHPKSRVGGSIRKEVTVFTDIGVPLSFENVVRATGSFNASNCIGNGGFGATYKAEISPGVLVAIKRLSVGRFQGVQQFDAEIKTLGRLRHPNLVTLIGYHASETEMFLIYNYLPGGNLEKFIQERSTRAVDWRILHKIALDIARALAYLHDQCVPRVLHRDVKPSNILLDEDFNAYLSDFGLARLLGTSETHATTGVAGTFGYVAPEYAMTCRVSDKADVYSYGVVLLELISDKKALDPSFSSYGNGFNIVAWACMLLRQGRAKEFFTAGLWDAGPHDDLVEVLHLAVVCTVETLSTRPTMKQVVRRLKQLQPASC